From Desulfovibrio sp.:
ACCAGTTGGAGACCATCTGTACCCAGTCTGCCTCGTAGAAGTTGGCGATGGTCGCGGGGAAGAGCAAGATCGACGAGGCGAAGATCGGAGGGATAACGCCTGCGGTGTTGATCTTGAGCGGAAGATGGGTGGTCTGTCCGCCGTACATCTTCCTGCCCACCATGCGCTTGGCATACTGGATGGGAACACGTCTTTGCCCGCGCTCCATGAACACGATGGCAGCCAGAACGCCACCCATGACGACAACCAGGAGAATAAGAACCAAGAGGCTCATTTCTCCCTGTCCAACCAGGGTGAACGTCTGGATAAGCGCCCTGGGAAGTCCGGACACGATACCCGCGAAAATGATCAGCGAAATACCGTTCCCGATTCCCTTCTCGGTGATCTGCTCGCCCAGCCACATGAGGAACACCGTTCCAGCGGTAAGCGTCATCACGGTCATGAACTTGAATCCGATACCGGGATGAAGCACCAGGGGAGCTCCCGTGGGGCTGGACATGTTCTCAAGGCCAACGGCGATGCCAAGCCCCTGAATCAGGGTGATGAGCACCGTGCCGTAGCGGGTGTACTGGGTGATCTTCTTGCGTCCCTGGGCTCCCTCTTCCTTTTGCAGGCGAGCGAGTTCAGGGCTGACAACCGTGAGCAGCTGCATCACGATGGAGGCGGAGATGTAGGGCATGATGCCCAGGGTGAAGATGGAGAGCTTGTTCAAGCCGCCGCCAGAGAACATATCGAAGAGCCCAAAAAGGGTGTTCTTCGCGCTCTGGAAGAAGTCCTGCAGGGCGAGGGTATCCACGCCCGGAACAGGAACATGTATGCCCACCCGGTAGACGGCCAGAATAACGAAGGTCCAAATGATCTTCTTCTTAAGCTCCGGAAGCCGGGCCAAATTCTCCACGCCTTGCAGTGCCACGTTAGCCTTCCGTCACGGTTTCCAGGGACTTGGCGCTGCCGCCGGCCTTGGAAATCTTTTCCAGGGCGGAGGCACTGAACTTGTGAGCCTCGACGGTGATGGCCTTGGCGAGATCGCCGTTGCCAAGCACCTTCACCAGGGAGCCACGGGCCACGAGGCCGCGGTCATAGATGGCATCCAGGGTGATCTCGGTGGTCTCGGGGAAGGCTTCAAGAAGCCTGGCCAGATTCACCGGCGAGTAGGAAACCTTGAACGGATTCTTGAACCCACGCTTGGGCAGGCGGCGGGCCAAGGGCATCTGACCGCCCTCGAACCAAGGCCTGGAGCTGACACCAGCGCGAGAATTCTGACCCTTGTTGCCCTTGCCGGAGGTGCAACCCTGACCGGTAGCGCGGCCGCGGCCGATGCGCTTGCGATCCTTGCGTTCCTCGGGGAAGGGATAAAGCTCATGGAGTTGCATCTTATTTCACCTCAATAAGGTGAGAAACCTTGAAGATCATGCCCCTTACCGTGGGGGTGTCCTCCAGGGTCTTCTCCTGACGGATCCTCTTGAGGCCAAGAGCCTCGAGAGTGGCACGCTGCTTGGGATTGCAGCCAATCTTGCTCTTTACGAGCTTCACGGTCACTTGCTGCCCGCTCATGGTCTTACTTCCTCGGGGTTTCCAGGGTCTTGCCACGAAGGTCGGAGACCTGGTCCGCGCTGCGCAAAGAGGCCAGACCGGCAACGGCGGCCCTCAGCACGTTGTGCGGGTTGTTGGTGCCGATGGCCTTGGTCAGGATGTCGTGCACCCCGGCGGCCTCCATGACGGCGCGCACAGGACCGCCGGCGATGATGCCGGTGCCCTTGGAGGCCGGAATGAGGACCACGCGGCCGGCGCCGAAGCGCCCCATGACCTGGTACGGCAGGGTGCCGTCCAAAAGGGGCACCTTGATCATGGACTTTTTGGCCTGTTCGGAAGCCTTGCGGATGGCCTCGGGAACCTCGTTGGCCTTGCCCAGGCCGAAGCCCACGGATCCCTTGCCATCGCCTACGACAACCAGAGCGCTGAAGCTGAACCGGCGGCCGCCCTTAACGACCTTGGCCACGCGGTTGAGCGATACGATCTTTTCGATTTGAGTCAGTTCAGACTGTTCCATGTTGAGCCCCATTAGAAGTGCAGTCCGCCCTCACGCGCGCCATCGGCCAGAGCCTTGACGCAACCGTGATAGAGGTAGCCGTTGCGGTCGAAGACCACGCTTTCGATGGCCTTTTCCTTGGCCTTGGCGGCCACGTCGCGGCCCACCTTGGCGGCGGTGTCTTTGTTGGGCTTGAGCGCCTCGCCGGCCTTCGAAAGGGCCAGAGAGGAAGAAGCAACCAGGGTCTGGCCGTTCTCGTCGTTCACGATCTGGGCGTACACGTGCAGGTTGGAGCGGTACACCACCAGCCTGGGACGCGACGAGGTGCCGCTGATCTTCTTGCGGATGCGCACCTTGCGGCTCATGCGAGCTGCTTGCTTTGTCCGTTTCATGTCCAGCCCCTTACTTCTTGCCGCCAGATTTGCCGGCCTTGCGGCGAATCTGCTCGTTTTCGTATTTGATGCCCTTGCCCTTGAACGGCTCAGGGGGACGCACGCGGCGGATGGTCGCCGCGGTTTCACCCACGAGCTGCTTGTCGATGCCAGACACGATCAGCTTGTTGCCTTCGGCCTTGGCTTCAACGCCAGCGGGCAGGGGGAACTCCACAGGGTGGGAGAATCCCACGGTCAGGACCACGGCCTTGCCGGCGACCTGAACCTTGTAGCCCACGCCGATGATTTCCAGGGTCTTGGTGAACCCTTTGGTCACGCCCTCGATGCAGTTGGCCAGGAGGGTGCGGCGCAGACCGTGCTGAGCGCGTGCGACGCGTGTGTCGTCGGCGCGGCTCACGCGCAGGATGTTGCCCTCGATCTCATATGCGATCTTGGGATGGGTGGGCGTGGAAAGCGCGCCCTTGGGGCCCTTGACGTTCACCACGTCAGCGGAGACTTTGACTTCTACTCCGGACGGGATGGCGATTTCTTGTTTGCCGATGCGGGACATGGCTTAATCCTCTTACCAGACTTCGCAGAGCAGCTCGCCGCCCACTTTGGCGCTCTTGGCGGCAAAGCCGTCCATGATGCCATGCGAGGTGGAGAGAATGCAGATGCCGAGTCCGTTCTGAACGCGGGGGATGTCATGAGCCCCAACGTAGATGCGGCGTCCGGGTTTGCTCACACGCTTAAGGCCAGCGATAATGGGGCGGCCCTTGGCGTACTTGAGCGTAATCACAAGATCGCGCCCGTCAACGGCGAATTCCTCAATGTAGCCCTGATCCTTTAGAATCCCGGCCATGGACTCCTTCATCTTGGAGTGGGGCATGGCGACCTTCTTGTGCAGCGCGTGGTACGCGTTGCGGATGCGGGCCAGCATATCGGCGATTGGATCGGTCACAGACATGTCGGCCTCCTACCAGCTCGATTTCCTGACACCGGGCAGTTCGCCGGCCAGGGCCATGTTGCGGAAGCAAATACGGCAAATGCCATACCTGCGCAAAAACGCCCGGGCGCGGCCGCATATGGGGCAGCGATTGTAGGCCCGGGAAGAAAACTTGGCTGTGCGCCGGGCTTTCACCCTAAGAGCAGTGCGTGCCACGGTCGTATCCTCCTACTTTCTGAAGGGCATGCCGAGAAGATCGAGAAGAACTTTGCCTTCTTTGTCCGTCTGGGCGGTCGTAACAATAGTGATATTCATTCCCGTCACGCGCTCGACCCGGTCGATGTTGATCTCGGGAAAAATGGTATGTTCCTTGATGCCCAGGGTGAAATTGCCCCGGCCATCGAAGCCCCTGTCCGGGACGCCGCGGAAGTCGCGGACGCGTGGAAGGGCGAAATTGACCAGCTTGTCGTAAAAGTCCCACATGCGGTCGTGGCGAAGCGTCACCCGGCAGCCGACAGGCTGGTTCTCGCGGAGCTTGAAGGCCGCGATGGATTTCTTGGCGCGGGTGATGACGCACTTCTGGCCGGCGATGGCGGTCAACTCGGCAGCAGCGACGTCAATAAGTTTAGAGTTCTGCGAGGCTTCGCCAAGTCCGATGTTCAGAGAAATGAACTTGAACTTGGGAATCTGCATGGGCGACTTGTACCCGAACTCCTTTTGCAAGGCCGGAACGACCTTCTCGGAGTATACTTGTTCGAGGCGAGTCATTGTTCGATTCCCTTTAGCTGATTACTTCGTTGCACTTTTTGCAGAAGCGAAGCTTCTTGCCGTCCTCGGTGTACTTGTAACCCACGCGGGTGGGCTTGGCGCAAGCATCACACATGAGGGCAACATTGGAGAGAGCCAGAGGGGCTTCCTTCTCCTCGATCCCGCCGGCCTGGCCGGCATAGGGGTTGCCCTTGCGGTGACGCTTCACCATGTTCACCTTTTCCACCAGGATCCGGTCGACCTTGGGAAGGATCTTCAAGACCTTGCCGATCTTGCCCTTGTCCTTGCCCGCGATGACCATCACCTTGTCGTCCTTGCGGATACGATACGTTTTCATAATGTCCTCAAGCCCGATCGCTCTACAGGACCTCAGGGGCCAGCGAGACGATCTTCATGAAGTTCTTCAGACGAAGCTCGCGGGCAACGGGGCCGAAGATACGGGTGCCCACCGGCTCGAGCTGAGCCGAAAGGAGCACGGCCGAGTTGTTGTCGAACTTGATGTACGTGCCGTCGGGGCGTCCGACTTCTTTCTTGGTACGCACGATAACGGCCTTCATCACCTGGCCCTTCTTCACCTTGGAATGGGGCATGGCTTCCTTCACGGAGACCACGATGATGTCGCCAACCGAGGCATAACGGCGCCGGGATCCTCCCAGCACCTTGATGCAGGCGACCTTCTTGGCTCCGGAGTTGTCGGCGACGTCGAGGACGGATTCTACCTGGATCATTTCGCCTTCTCCATGATCTTCACCAGATGCCAGCGCTTGCGGGCTGACAGCGGGCGGTGCTCGATGATCTGCACCTTGTCGCCCATGCCGCACTCGTTCATCGGGTCGTGGGCCATGAACTTCTTGCGGCGGCGGATGTACTTCTTCACCAGGGGGTGCTTGACCAGGGTCTCAACGCGCACGACAATGGTCTTGTCGCATTTGTCGGAGACCACGATGCCGGTCAGCATCCGGCGGTTGCTTTTGTGCTCTTCCATGGTTTCCTACCTGCCGCTTTTCTTTTGGGTCATCACCGTCTTGATGCGGGCAACGTCTTTTTTGAGCTCGCAGAGACGATGGGTCTTTTCCAGTTGCGCCGTGGCGTGCTGGAAGCGAAGCTTGAAGAGCTCCTCCTCGGATTGGGAGAGCTTCTCGGCAAGCTTAACTTCATCCAGTTCGCGAAGTTCCTTGGAGGTCAACATGGCTAGGCGAACTCCTTGGTGACGATCTTGGTTTTGATCGGCAGCTTGTGCTGGGCGCGCTTGAGCGCTTCGATCATAACTTCCATCTCCACACCCTTGACCTCATAAAGCACACGGCCGGGCTTCACAGGAGCGCACCAACCGACGGGAGCGCCTTTGCCGGAACCCATGCGCACTTCAGCGGGCTTGGCCGTAACCGGGAAGTCCGGGAAGATGCGGATCCAGACCTTACCGCCGCGCTTGATGTGGCGCATGATGGCCACGCGGGCGGCTTCAATCTGCTGGCTGGACAGCTTGCCGTGCTCCAGGGCCTTGATGCCCACTTCGCCGAAGGATATCTCGGCTCCGCCAGTGGCGGGTCCGCGCAAACGGCCCTTCTGGCGTTTACGGAATTTGGTTCTGTTGGGGGCTAGCATTATTGTTCGACCTCACTATCCAAAATCTCGCCCTTGAAGATCCACACCTTCACGCCAATGACACCGTAGGTGGTCTTGGCCGTGGCCAAGCCGTAGTCGATGTCGGCGCGCAGGGTGTGCAACGGCACGCGGCCGTCGCGGTACCACTCGGAACGGGCGATCTCGGCTCCGGCCAGGCGGCCGGCGCAGAAGACCTTGATGCCCTCGGCACCAAACTTGCGGGCCAAGCCCACCGTGCGCTTCATGGCGCGGCGGAAGGCAACACGGCGTTCAAGCTGCAGTGCGATGTTCTCAGCAACAAGCTGAGCATCCGTTTCGGGACGGCGGATCTCGTTGACCTCGACGGCAAACTCGCGACCGAAGCGCTTCTTGAGCTCGCCGCGGACCTTCTCGATCTCGGTGCCCTTGCGGCCGATGACGATGCCCGGGCGCGCAGTGTGGATGATCAGCTTGATCTTGCCGCCGGCGCGTTCAATCTCGATCCGGGAAATGCCCGCATGGAACAAGGAAGACTTCACATACTTGCGAATCTTGTTGTCCTCGAAGACGAAGGCAGGATAGTCCTTCTTCGCGAACCAGCGGGAAATCCAGTTCTTGTTGTAGCCCAGACGGAAGCCGTACGGGTGAACTTTCTGACCCATGCCCCCTACTCCTTCTCTTCCTCGACCACCACGGTGATGTGGCTGGTGCGCTTGAGGATGCGGTTGGCCCGTCCCATGGAACGCGGCATGATGCGCTTCCAGGTGGGGCCTTGGTTCACAATGACGTCCTTGACCTTGAGCGTGTCCACGTCAGCGGACAGCTGTTCGGCGTTGGACAGGGCCGAGTGCAGAACCTTTCCGATGATCTCGGCGGCCTTCTTGGGCGTGAACTTGAGGATGTTCATGGCTTCCTCAACGCCCCTGCCCTTGATGGTGTTGGCCACCAGGCGGGCTTTCTGCGGGGAGACCCGGATGTATTTGGCTATAGCTTTGGCTTCCATGGCTCAGCTCCCCTTACTTCTTGCCCTTCGCGGACTTCTTGTCCGCGGCGTGGCCGTGGAAGGTACGGGTGGGCGAAAACTCGCCCAGCTTGTGCCCGACCATGTTTTCGGAAACGAAGACCGGGATGAACTTGCGGCCATTGTGCACGGCGAAGGTGAGGCCAACCATCTCGGGAAGGATGGTGGAACGGCGGGACCACGTCTTGATCACGCGACGATCCTGGGTCTCGGCGGCCTTCTCCACCTTGGCGACAAGGTGGTCGTCCAGGAATGGGCCTTTTTTGAGCGAACGGGGCATGATCTACGCTCCTACTTCTCGCCGCGGCGTTTAACGATGAGCCGCGACGAGGCCTTCTTGCGATTTCTGGTCTTCTGACCCTTGGCCGGCTTGCCCCAGGGGGACACGGGGTGGCGTCCGCCGGAGCTCTTGCCTTCACCGCCGCCCAACGGATGGTCGACGGGGTTCATGGCGACGCCGCGAACCTTGGGGCGCTTGCCAAGCCAGCGGTTACGGCCGGCCTTGCCGATGGACACCTTCTCATGGGTAACGTTGCCGACCTGACCCACCGTGGCGATGCACGCGGCCAGGACGTTGCGCACCTCGCCGGAGGGCAGACGCAGCAGGGCGTACTTGCCTTCCTTGGCGATGAGCTGAGCATAGGTGCCCGCGGCGCGGCACATCTGGCCACCGCGGCCCGGAGTCATCTCAATATTGTGCAGCAGGGTGCCGACGGGGACCTTGTGCATGGGCAGGGCATTGCCCGCCTTGATGTCCACGGCCTCGCCAGCGACCAGGGTGTCACCGACATTTATTCCAACCGGCGCGAGAATGTAACGCTTCTCGCCATCAGCATAGTTAAGAAGAGCTATGCGGGCGGAGCGGTTGGGATCGTACTCAATGGAAGCAACCTTGGCCGGGATGTCGAACTTGTCGCGGCGAAAATCGATCAGACGGTACCGGTGCTTGTTCCCGGCGCCGCGGCGACGCGAAGTGATGCGGCCCTGGTTGTTGCGGCCGGACTTCTTGTTCAGGCCCTCGGTCAGGGAACGCTCAGGCGTGGCCTTTGTGATCTCCGCGAAGTCGGAGACCGTCTGGAAGCGGCGCCCAGCCGAGGTAGGTTTAAGAGTGCGGACAGCCATGGCTTAGACTCCCTCGAAGAATTCGATCTTTTCGCCCTCGGCCAGAGTCACGTAGGCCTTCTTGTAGCCGGGCACGTGGCTGGCGGCGCGGCCGTTGCGGGTCCGCTTGAGCGGACGGCGGCGCACCACATTGACCTCGGTGACCTTCACCTTGAAGGCTTCCTCGACAGCGGCCTTGATCTCGATCTTGTTGGCCAGGGGGGCCACGTAGAAGATCACCTGGTTGGCGTCTTCCTTGGCCTTGGTGGCTTTCTCAGAGACCAGGGGCTTTAAAAGTATTTTTGCGTAGCTCATGGCTATTTCAACCTTTCCTGAACGGCCTGGGCAGCGCCTTGCACCATCACCAACTGAGGATGCTTCAGCAAATCGTATACGTTCAGCATGTCTTGACGAACGACTTTGATGCCCGGGAGGTTCCTGGCGGAGAGCTCGACATTGTTATTGGAATCACCCAGAACGATCAAGGCTTTTTTCAATCCCAGGCTGCCGGCGACTCCGGTGAAGAGCTTGGTCTTGATCTCGGGCAGCTCCAGCTTGTCCACGACAATGAGGGACTCGCCAGCCACCTTGGAAGACAGGGCCATCTTGAGAGCAAGGGCCTTGATCTTCTTGTTGACCTTGAATTCGTAGCTGCGCGGCTGCGGTCCGTGCGCGATGGCACCGCCCCTCCAGATGGGGGAGCGCTTGGCACCGGAGCGGGCGCGGCCGGTTCCCTTCTGCCGCCAGGGCTTGGAGCCCGAGCCAGACACGAAGGAGCGGGTTTTGACCTTGTGGGTGCCGGCGCGCTTGGCGGCCAGCTGGGAGCGGATCACGAGGTGAAGGATCTCGGGGCGGACAGCCACCTCGAACACCTCGGGAGCCAAATCCATGGAGCCCACTTCCTTGTTCATCTGATCAAAAACTTTCACGGTGGCCATGGCCTACCCCTGCTTGCGGATCATCACCAGGCCATTGCGGTGGCCCGGGACCTGGCCTTTGACCAGGATGATGTTGTTCTCGGGCCTGACGTCGTAGATCTCCAAGT
This genomic window contains:
- the rplO gene encoding 50S ribosomal protein L15 — protein: MQLHELYPFPEERKDRKRIGRGRATGQGCTSGKGNKGQNSRAGVSSRPWFEGGQMPLARRLPKRGFKNPFKVSYSPVNLARLLEAFPETTEITLDAIYDRGLVARGSLVKVLGNGDLAKAITVEAHKFSASALEKISKAGGSAKSLETVTEG
- the rplB gene encoding 50S ribosomal protein L2, encoding MAVRTLKPTSAGRRFQTVSDFAEITKATPERSLTEGLNKKSGRNNQGRITSRRRGAGNKHRYRLIDFRRDKFDIPAKVASIEYDPNRSARIALLNYADGEKRYILAPVGINVGDTLVAGEAVDIKAGNALPMHKVPVGTLLHNIEMTPGRGGQMCRAAGTYAQLIAKEGKYALLRLPSGEVRNVLAACIATVGQVGNVTHEKVSIGKAGRNRWLGKRPKVRGVAMNPVDHPLGGGEGKSSGGRHPVSPWGKPAKGQKTRNRKKASSRLIVKRRGEK
- a CDS encoding type Z 30S ribosomal protein S14, whose translation is MARTALRVKARRTAKFSSRAYNRCPICGRARAFLRRYGICRICFRNMALAGELPGVRKSSW
- the rplV gene encoding 50S ribosomal protein L22, producing MEAKAIAKYIRVSPQKARLVANTIKGRGVEEAMNILKFTPKKAAEIIGKVLHSALSNAEQLSADVDTLKVKDVIVNQGPTWKRIMPRSMGRANRILKRTSHITVVVEEEKE
- the rpsS gene encoding 30S ribosomal protein S19, whose product is MPRSLKKGPFLDDHLVAKVEKAAETQDRRVIKTWSRRSTILPEMVGLTFAVHNGRKFIPVFVSENMVGHKLGEFSPTRTFHGHAADKKSAKGKK
- the rplF gene encoding 50S ribosomal protein L6, with the protein product MSRIGKQEIAIPSGVEVKVSADVVNVKGPKGALSTPTHPKIAYEIEGNILRVSRADDTRVARAQHGLRRTLLANCIEGVTKGFTKTLEIIGVGYKVQVAGKAVVLTVGFSHPVEFPLPAGVEAKAEGNKLIVSGIDKQLVGETAATIRRVRPPEPFKGKGIKYENEQIRRKAGKSGGKK
- the rpmC gene encoding 50S ribosomal protein L29; amino-acid sequence: MTSKELRELDEVKLAEKLSQSEEELFKLRFQHATAQLEKTHRLCELKKDVARIKTVMTQKKSGR
- the rplN gene encoding 50S ribosomal protein L14 — its product is MIQVESVLDVADNSGAKKVACIKVLGGSRRRYASVGDIIVVSVKEAMPHSKVKKGQVMKAVIVRTKKEVGRPDGTYIKFDNNSAVLLSAQLEPVGTRIFGPVARELRLKNFMKIVSLAPEVL
- a CDS encoding 50S ribosomal protein L24, giving the protein MKTYRIRKDDKVMVIAGKDKGKIGKVLKILPKVDRILVEKVNMVKRHRKGNPYAGQAGGIEEKEAPLALSNVALMCDACAKPTRVGYKYTEDGKKLRFCKKCNEVIS
- a CDS encoding 50S ribosomal protein L18; translation: MKRTKQAARMSRKVRIRKKISGTSSRPRLVVYRSNLHVYAQIVNDENGQTLVASSSLALSKAGEALKPNKDTAAKVGRDVAAKAKEKAIESVVFDRNGYLYHGCVKALADGAREGGLHF
- the rpsH gene encoding 30S ribosomal protein S8, which translates into the protein MSVTDPIADMLARIRNAYHALHKKVAMPHSKMKESMAGILKDQGYIEEFAVDGRDLVITLKYAKGRPIIAGLKRVSKPGRRIYVGAHDIPRVQNGLGICILSTSHGIMDGFAAKSAKVGGELLCEVW
- the rplE gene encoding 50S ribosomal protein L5; protein product: MTRLEQVYSEKVVPALQKEFGYKSPMQIPKFKFISLNIGLGEASQNSKLIDVAAAELTAIAGQKCVITRAKKSIAAFKLRENQPVGCRVTLRHDRMWDFYDKLVNFALPRVRDFRGVPDRGFDGRGNFTLGIKEHTIFPEINIDRVERVTGMNITIVTTAQTDKEGKVLLDLLGMPFRK
- the rpsE gene encoding 30S ribosomal protein S5, whose protein sequence is MEQSELTQIEKIVSLNRVAKVVKGGRRFSFSALVVVGDGKGSVGFGLGKANEVPEAIRKASEQAKKSMIKVPLLDGTLPYQVMGRFGAGRVVLIPASKGTGIIAGGPVRAVMEAAGVHDILTKAIGTNNPHNVLRAAVAGLASLRSADQVSDLRGKTLETPRK
- the rplP gene encoding 50S ribosomal protein L16; amino-acid sequence: MLAPNRTKFRKRQKGRLRGPATGGAEISFGEVGIKALEHGKLSSQQIEAARVAIMRHIKRGGKVWIRIFPDFPVTAKPAEVRMGSGKGAPVGWCAPVKPGRVLYEVKGVEMEVMIEALKRAQHKLPIKTKIVTKEFA
- the secY gene encoding preprotein translocase subunit SecY, producing MALQGVENLARLPELKKKIIWTFVILAVYRVGIHVPVPGVDTLALQDFFQSAKNTLFGLFDMFSGGGLNKLSIFTLGIMPYISASIVMQLLTVVSPELARLQKEEGAQGRKKITQYTRYGTVLITLIQGLGIAVGLENMSSPTGAPLVLHPGIGFKFMTVMTLTAGTVFLMWLGEQITEKGIGNGISLIIFAGIVSGLPRALIQTFTLVGQGEMSLLVLILLVVVMGGVLAAIVFMERGQRRVPIQYAKRMVGRKMYGGQTTHLPLKINTAGVIPPIFASSILLFPATIANFYEADWVQMVSNWFNPSSIVYNVLFISMIVFFCYFYTAIIFDPKQIAENIRKQGGFVPGIRPGQKTKEYLDRVLARLTLWGSMYISAVCVLPMILIAQFNVPFYFGGTSILIVVGVAMDFMSQIESYMISRQYEGLLAKGRIKGRT
- the rpsQ gene encoding 30S ribosomal protein S17 — encoded protein: MEEHKSNRRMLTGIVVSDKCDKTIVVRVETLVKHPLVKKYIRRRKKFMAHDPMNECGMGDKVQIIEHRPLSARKRWHLVKIMEKAK
- the rpsC gene encoding 30S ribosomal protein S3, whose translation is MGQKVHPYGFRLGYNKNWISRWFAKKDYPAFVFEDNKIRKYVKSSLFHAGISRIEIERAGGKIKLIIHTARPGIVIGRKGTEIEKVRGELKKRFGREFAVEVNEIRRPETDAQLVAENIALQLERRVAFRRAMKRTVGLARKFGAEGIKVFCAGRLAGAEIARSEWYRDGRVPLHTLRADIDYGLATAKTTYGVIGVKVWIFKGEILDSEVEQ
- the rpmD gene encoding 50S ribosomal protein L30; amino-acid sequence: MSGQQVTVKLVKSKIGCNPKQRATLEALGLKRIRQEKTLEDTPTVRGMIFKVSHLIEVK
- the rplD gene encoding 50S ribosomal protein L4: MATVKVFDQMNKEVGSMDLAPEVFEVAVRPEILHLVIRSQLAAKRAGTHKVKTRSFVSGSGSKPWRQKGTGRARSGAKRSPIWRGGAIAHGPQPRSYEFKVNKKIKALALKMALSSKVAGESLIVVDKLELPEIKTKLFTGVAGSLGLKKALIVLGDSNNNVELSARNLPGIKVVRQDMLNVYDLLKHPQLVMVQGAAQAVQERLK
- the rplW gene encoding 50S ribosomal protein L23; the protein is MSYAKILLKPLVSEKATKAKEDANQVIFYVAPLANKIEIKAAVEEAFKVKVTEVNVVRRRPLKRTRNGRAASHVPGYKKAYVTLAEGEKIEFFEGV